From Schizosaccharomyces pombe strain 972h- genome assembly, chromosome: II, the proteins below share one genomic window:
- the mug178 gene encoding mitochondrial 37S ribosomal protein bS1m — protein sequence MKFPDLLRCSRAVSLARPDLPRNSPDVYDTKIPILQAITAKKCQRFRGDWGAKRKLPILKNRHISIQKFDTFEHQCAFISSDRFVRTLKRIYDLKLPVPLNDYEQISPYLLQKYNTFSSSNPKSRPTLPPGILYAKLKLLDSFSDSEKKRLSLVSFIQTKKVPLPFTYGKFAPDSKECLFGVSGVIAATSLKGITSTKNRYVIRSLNVDETGKTIPNITRENRSI from the coding sequence atgAAGTTTCCTGATTTGTTGAGATGCTCCCGAGCAGTTAGTTTAGCAAGACCAGACTTGCCGAGGAACTCCCCTGATGTCTATGATACGAAGATTCCCATCCTACAAGCAATTACTGCGAAGAAATGCCAAAGATTTCGCGGCGATTGGGGAGCTAAGAGGAAGTTACCGATCCTAAAAAACCGTCATATTTCCATACAAAAGTTTGACACATTCGAGCATCAGTGTGCCTTCATCAGCAGTGACAGATTCGTACGCACCTTGAAACGAATTTACGACCTTAAGCTCCCTGTTCCGCTTAATGATTATGAACAAATTTCCCCTTACCTTTTACAGAAATACAACACTTTCTCAAGCTCAAATCCTAAATCCAGACCTACACTTCCACCAGGTATATTATACGCCAAATTGAAACTTTTAGATTCTTTTTCTGATTCTGAAAAGAAGCGCCTAAGTTTAGTATCCTTTATTCAAACTAAAAAAGTCCCGTTACCATTTACTTACGGAAAATTTGCACCCGACTCTAAAGAATGTTTATTTGGTGTCTCAGGAGTTATAGCTGCTACTTCTCTCAAAGGAATTacttcaacaaaaaatcgaTACGTAATTCGATCTCTTAATGTCGATGAAACCGGTAAAACCATTCCAAATATCACACGAGAAAATAGGAGTATTTAA
- the rpl1603 gene encoding 60S ribosomal protein uL13: MSEFQKLVIIDAKGHLMGRLASTVAKQLLAGQKVVVVRCEELNISGHFFRNKLKYLAYLRKACRYNPSRGAFHFRAPSRIFTKAVRGMLPHKTTRGNIALKNLQALEGIPPPFDKQKRLVVPAALRVLRLKPSRKYCTIGRLSSEVGWKYKNIVSKLEERRKIKSAAFYQAKSANQKHINVAKTKSSVNEKLAVFGY; this comes from the exons atgtctgaatttcaaaagcttGTAATAATCGATGCCAAAGG CCATTTAATGGGTCGTTTAGCCTCAACGGTAGCTAAGCAACTTCTAGCAGGTCAAAAAGTGGTCGTTGTCCGATGTGAAGAACTAAATATCTCAGgacatttttttcgtaaCAAACTAAAGTATCTTGCCTATCTTCGTAAGGCCTGTCGTTACAATCCTAGCAGAGGCgcttttcattttcgtGCGCCATCCCGTATTTTCACCAAAGCAGTTCGTGGCATGCTACCGCACAAGACGACTCGTGGAAATATCGCtctgaaaaatttacagGCATTGGAGGGTATCCCTCCACCCTTTGATAAGCAAAAACGCTTAGTTGTTCCGGCTGCGCTACGCGTCTTGCGCTTGAAGCCTTCTCGAAAATATTGCACTATTGGTCGCCTTTCTTCCGAAGTAGGATGGAAGTACAAAAACATCGTTTCCAAGCTcgaagaaagaagaaaaattaaaagcgCTGCATTTTATCAGGCCAAGTCGGCTAACCAGAAACATATTAATGTTGCTAAAACCAAATCTTCTGTTAACGAAAAGCTCGCTGTTTTTGGATATTAA
- the mmf1 gene encoding mitochondrial matrix protein, YjgF family protein Mmf1, reactive intermediate imine deaminase A homolog Mmf1: MLRALGSRLLVASRPAAYRSFQQSLRPVPRFFIHKMSTKTPINSPKLSSAGPYNQAIKANGVIYCSGQIPVANGKVIEGTVGDQTRQCLLNLQEVLTEAGSSLNKIVKVNIFLADMDDFAAVNKVYTEVLPDPKPARSCVAVKTVPLSTQGVKIEIECIALE, translated from the coding sequence ATGCTTAGAGCTTTAGGAAGTAGACTTTTGGTTGCTTCTCGTCCTGCTGCTTATCGTTCTTTCCAACAGTCTTTACGTCCTGTTCCCCGGTTTTTCATCCATAAAATGAGCACCAAAACCCCAATCAACAGTCCCAAACTTTCCAGTGCTGGTCCTTACAACCAAGCTATTAAGGCTAATGGTGTAATCTATTGCTCTGGCCAAATCCCTGTCGCTAATGGCAAAGTCATTGAGGGCACTGTTGGTGATCAAACTCGCCAGTGCTTGTTGAATCTTCAAGAGGTATTGACAGAAGCTGGTAGTAGCTTGAATAAAATCGTTAAGGTCAACATTTTCTTAGCTGATATGGATGATTTTGCTGCTGTTAACAAAGTCTACACTGAAGTCCTTCCGGATCCTAAGCCTGCACGCTCCTGTGTCGCTGTTAAGACCGTTCCTCTAAGCACTCAAGGTGTTAAGATTGAGATTGAATGCATCGCTCTTGAATAA
- the apl1 gene encoding AP-2 adaptor complex subunit Apl1: MSSSSSHFSSTAADLLAVFSSDNKDKSANKRISALKKAIAGISYGYDMSSLFPSVISSMESNNLELKKLCYLYLKIYASVKPTEAKRAVKLILNDIYSSNPMIRSLALRTLTSVNIKNFWVAAMDPIVRLLDDTDPYVRKTAAIGIAKLYSYDKKMVESSGLIDHLKEMLSDESSVVVANSLAALMNIVNSSTGFKLTFSREISNKLVKSLTDCSEWLQVAILDALIFYVPQKPGEAESFAERISPWLQHGNAAVCMGAVKVILYLTNYMKDDNRVKEYFMKTQPPLVTLLARKSSATQYVILRNIQIILEQCPEMFANDIHFFYCNFDDPIYVKLEKLDILTKIADIHNLDQILPEFVEYASEIDVELVRKSVKCIGYLAIKIEERKNDCIDSLIELMNTKVTYVIQEAVIVIRDILRKYPGSYKSLVPILYENLDSLDEPDAKSAVIWILGQYAEEIEDSITLLNDYLKGFFDEPLEIQLTLLTAVIKVFLKKPTAAADMVTNVLQWCTDEVNDPDLRDRGIIYSRMLSANPELAKKVILANMPPVNVGTGMYDPDTTEQLMLNISTLSSIYHKPPNRFVKGAQVAYCEPSPVLRLRTRDSNPSNTDSRESNHKKYNHFHQKSQTRRVMEQYDRNSWNPSPFSDESNSNTFSGKFDSADQENLGMPMTPETHLMD; this comes from the exons ATGTCGAGTAGTTCAAGTCATTTTTCG TCTACCGCTGCTGATTTGCTAGCAGTCTTCAGCTCAGATAATAAGGACAAATCTGCAAACAAACGAATTTCTGctttaaagaaagcaatTGCAGGCATATCTTATGGATATGATATGAGTTCACTGTTTCCATCGGTGATATCTTCTATGGAATCTAATAATctagaattaaaaaaactatgCTATTTGTACTTGAAAATTTACGCGAG CGTGAAACCCACAGAGGCGAAGAGAGCTGTTAAACTTATTTTGAAT GACATTTATTCTTCCAACCCTATGATTAGGTCCTTAGCTTTAAGAACATTGACATCGGTAAAcatcaaaaacttttgggTTGCTGCTATGGATCCAATTGTAAGGTTATTAGATGATACAGATCCTTACGTTCGAAAAACTGCAGCCATTGGGATTGCAAAATTGTACTCctatgataaaaaaatggtgGAGTCATCAGGATTAATCGAtcatttgaaagaaatgctTAGTGATGAATCTTCGGTT GTTGTTGCCAACTCTTTAGCCGCTTTAATGAATATCGTAAATTCATCTACTGGATTTAAACTCACATTCAGTAGGGAAATATCTAATAAACTTGTTAAGAGCCTCACTGATTGTTCGGA GTGGCTGCAAGTTGCCATTTTGGatgctttaattttttatgttccCCAAAAGCCTGGCGAGGCCGAAAGCTTCGCTGAACGTATTAGTCCTTGGTTACAACACGGCAATGCAGCTGTGTGCATGGGGGCTGTAAAGgttattctttatttaactaATTACATGAAAGATGACAATCGAGTTAAAGAATACTTTATGAAGACCCAACCTCCTCTTGTCACATTGCTAGCTAGAAAATCATCTGCAACACAATATGTAATTCTGAGGAAcattcagataatattgGAACAATGCCCAGAAATGTTTGCAAATgatatacattttttttactgtaACTTTGATGACCCAATTTACGTTAAGCTTGAAAAATTGGATATCCTAACCAAAATTGCTGATATTCACAACTTAGATCAAATTCTTCCTGAGTTCGTCGAGTACGCCTCGGAGATTGACGTCGAACTTGTTCGAAAATCAGTGAAATGTATTGGTTACCTTGCCATAAAAATTGAGGAACGAAAAAATGACTGCATAGATAGCTTAATTGAATTGATGAATACGAAAGTCACCTATGTGATTCAAGAAGCAGTTATTGTCATTAGAGATATTCTTAGAAAATACCCAGGAAGCTACAAATCATTGGTTCCGATTCTTTACGAAAATTTGGATTCCCTTGATGAACCTGATGCAAAGTCTGCGGTAATTTGGATACTTGGCCAATATGccgaagaaattgaagattCTATAACGCTATTGAATGATTATCTAAAGGGTTTTTTTGATGAACCCTTGGAGATTCAACTCACTTTGCTTACTGCGGTGATTAAAgtattcttaaaaaaaccaaCTGCTGCAGCCGATATGGTTACCAATGTCCTCCAGTGGTGCACTGATGAAGTTAATGACCCCGATTTGCGCGACAGAGGTATAATATACTCCCGAATGTTGTCAGCCAATCCtgaattagcaaaaaaagtCATACTTGCTAACATGCCTCCAGTGAATGTTGGAACTGGAATGTACGATCCCGATACCACGGAGCAACTAATGCTGAATATTTCCACACTTTCATCTATATATCATAAGCCCCCTAATCGTTTCGTAAAAGGGGCTCAAGTTGCATATTGTGAGCCTAGTCCAGTGTTACGATTGCGTACTCGTGACTCTAATCCTAGTAATACGGATTCACGAGAGTCTAATCATAAGAAATACAATCATTTTCATCAGAAATCACAAACTAGAAGGGTAATGGAACAATACGATCGTAATTCTTGGAATCCTTCTCCATTTTCAGATGAATCCAATTCAAATACATTCTCGGGCAAGTTTGATAGTGCAGATCAAGAAAACCTAGGTATGCCAATGACTCCTGAAACACATTTAATGGATTAA
- the sbh1 gene encoding translocon beta subunit Sbh1, with translation MSSTKASGSVKNSAASAPGGPKSQIRRRAAVEKNTKESNSGPAGARAAGAPGSTPTLLKLYTDEASGFKVDPVVVMVLSVGFIASVFLLHIVARILKKFASE, from the exons ATGTCATCCACAAAA GCCTCTGGCAGTGTTAAGAATAGTGCTGCATCTGCTCCTGGAGGTCCCAAGTCTCAAATCAG GAGACGTGCTGCTGTTGAAAAGAAcacaaaagaaagtaaCTCTGGTCCTGCTGGAGCTCGTGCTGCTGGCGCTCCTGGTTCAACCCCTACCTTATTGAAATTATACACTGATGAGGCTAGTGGATTTAAAGT TGACCCCGTTGTAGTGATGGTATTAAGCGTTGGTTTCATTGCCAGTGTGTTCTTGTTGCATATCGTTGCCAGAATCCTTAAGAAATTTGCTTCAGAGTAA